A section of the Prionailurus bengalensis isolate Pbe53 chromosome C2, Fcat_Pben_1.1_paternal_pri, whole genome shotgun sequence genome encodes:
- the SMIM34 gene encoding small integral membrane protein 34A encodes MTFRVWNKNAFGFRHRTPGACFLPVWNQTGPDPTAPPPYRDPFWPLLTSAGQCGKSLSAWHNGKNHVIKWTPQGAPHPTQASTGLGYLLRDHMEGKNGTNSTRALKLPDGTSAAWYILTIIGIYGVIFLFRLASNILRKNDKSLEDIYYSNLTSELKKKHLQSRVAKCSALTFSNRAVLQSNQASLEPKCKNSGCQTEIQGIP; translated from the exons gctTCCTTCCCGTATGGAACCAGACGGGACCGGATCCCACTGCTCCCCCACCTTACAG GGACCCCTTCTGGCCCCTTCTCACCTCAGCTGGCCAGTGTGGGAAATCCCTGTCTGCGTGGCACAACGGGAAGAACCACG taaTCAAGTGGACTCCTCAGGGAGCCCCCCACCCGACCCAGGCCAGCACTGGCCTAGGCTACCTGCTGAGGGACCACATGGAGGGGAAGAATGGCACCAACTCCACCAGGGCCCTGAAACTTCCAGATGGGACCAGCGCTGCCTGGTACATTCTCACCATCATTGGCATCTACGGAGTGATTTTCCTCTTCCGATTGGCCAGCAACATCCTCAGAAAGAATGATAAATCCTTGGAAGATATCTACTACTCAAATTTGACCTCCGAACTCAAAAAGAAACATCTCCAAAGCAGGGTGGCCAAATGCTCTGCACTGACCTTTAGCAACAGAGCTGTCCTGCAGTCCAACCAGGCCAGCCTGgaaccaaaatgtaaaaatagtgGGTGCCAAACTGAAATCCAAGGGATCCCTTGA